TAAAAATGGTCCTTCATAAGGGTATCGGTTGTTATAAATCCTACCCTTTGGACCCCAGACTGCGGTATTTTTAATACTGGCACAGTCTTCTCTCCCCATCAGGCAAGCCCAAAAACTGTCGATATCCTTATTCGGATCTGGGGAAATATTCCATGAGGGCATAAAGTAAACTCCTATCAGTTGGCCGTCTTTCGCTTCATTAGAGGCCACTCGAGCAGCTTCATCCAAAATTTCAGGTTCTGTATAAACCGGGATTTCATCCGGATTTTTCTCTTGAGAAGAGCGGCTTGAGTTTGTGTCCCCTGATGAAAGTGCTCTGATTTTTTCTTCGCATCCTCCTGGATCAATGGATAAAATGATGAATAGGGTAAGAAAAGTAGAAAAGAACTTCATAAGGCTTAAAATTTAGTCAAAAACAAACTTGTTATGAATCAAATATAAAAAAACCGTGATACAATTGCATCACGGTCTTGTTATTATTTCCGGCAAAATTTATTTTCTACCTATCGCTTTTTTGGCAGCCTTTACAATATTTTCAGCATTTAAACCATATTTTTCAAGCAATTGGGCAGGTGTGCCTGACTCTCCAAAAGAATCATTGACTCCTATATATTCCAATGGTGCTGGATAATTTCTGGCCAAAACCTGGGCAATGCTATCGCCAAGCCCACCATTGATCTGATGTTCTTCTGCTGATACTGCACAACCCGTTTTTTGAACTGAGTTTAAGATGGCTTCCTCATCCAAGGGTTTGATTGTGTGGATATTGATTACTTCTGCAGAAATGCCTTCCTCTCTCAGCATGGCCTCAGCTACGATAGCTTCCCAAACCAAATGGCCTGTGGCAAAGATGCTCACATCTTTACCTTCAATCATTTTAACCGCTTTTCCGATCTCAAATTTTTGGTCAGCTGGGGTAAATACTGGCCAGCTTGGACGTCCAAATCTCAAATAGGCCGGCCCTACATGCTCTACCAAAGCCAAAGTGGCAGCTTTGGTCTGATTGTAATCACAGGGAACTATCACCGTCATGTGGGGCAACATTTTCATCATGCCCACATCCTCTAGGATTTGATGGGTTGCACCATCTTCTCCCAGTGTCAGGCCCGCATGCGATGCACAGATTTTAACATTTTTATCTGAATAGGCCACAGACTGGCGGATCTGATCATAAACCCTACCAGTGGAGAAGTTGGCAAAGGTTCCGGTAAAAGGAATCTTTCCGCCAATGGTCATTCCCGCAGCCAATCCGATCATGTTGGCTTCAGCGATACCAACTTGAAAGAACCGTTCGGGGAATTCCTTTTGGAAGGCTCCCATTTTAAGGGAACCGATAAGGTCTGCACAAAGTCCCACTACATTCGGGTTTCTCCTTCCTGCTTCCAATAACCCGTCACCGAAACCGGAACGGGTATCTTTTTTTTCTGTATAAGTGAATTTTAAGTCCAAGGTTTTTTCCATCTTAATAGTCTCCTAATGTTTCTTCTAATTGTCCCAATGCATTTGCTAATTGCTCGTCATTTGGAGCGACTCCATGCCATTTGTGTGTGCCTACCATGAAATCTACTCCAAATCCCATTTCTGTGTAAAGGAGAATCAAGACAGGTTTACCTTTTCCGGTAAGTTTTTTTGCCTTTTCCAATCCTTCCAAGACGGCTTCCATATCGTTGCCTTTTTGTATTTCGATCACTTCCCAACCAAAGGCCTCATATTTGGCCCGTAGGTTTTTCAGATCCATAACCTTTTCCGTAGGGCCGTCTATCTGCTGCCCATTGTAATCTACAGCAGCGATCAGGTTGTCCACTTTGTAATGAGCAGCATACATGGCCGCTTCCCAAATTTGTCCTTCTTGCTGTTCGCCATCGCCCATCATGACATAAACGAGTTTATCGTCATTGTTCAATTTTTTGACCTGTGCGGCACCTATGGCTACTGAAAGACCTTGACCCAAAGAGCCAGAGGCAATCCTGATACCTGGAAGTCCTTCGTGGGTTGCAGGATGTCCCTGCAATCTGGAATTGATTTTACGGAAAGTTCCCAATTCATCTGTGCTGAAATAACCGGTCCTGGCAAGAACACTGTACCATAAGGCAGATACGTGTCCATTGGAAAGAAAGAATAAATCTTCCCCTTTACCATCCATGTTAAAGTGATTGTTGTGCTCCATTTCTTTAAAAAATAGGGCCACAAAATACTCCGTCAGGCCTAAAGCTGCGCCGGGGTGTCCTGATTGGACAGCATGCACCATCCTTAGGCAATCCCTTCTTACTTGAGAACAGATTTTTTTGAGTTGATCGATTGATTGTTTTTCCATTGGATTGGAATTATTTGAGAATTTGATTTGTGTGCGCTTTGGTATCTACTTTTTCAATGATTTCCTCCAAAATTCCCTTTTCATCAATAATAAAGGTAGTTCTCGCTGTACCCATGTGTTTTCTGCCGTACATGGATTTTTCTACCCAAGTGCCATAAGCTTTGTGCACTGTGAGGTCTTCGTCTGCAATCAGGGAAAAAGGAAGGTTTTGTTTTTCAATGAATTTTTGGTGGGATTTTTGAGAGTCTGAACTTACGCCCAGTACGACATAACCGGCTTTTTGAAGTGCTTCATAATTGTCCCTCAAGTTGCAGGCCTGGGCAGTGCATCCCGGGGTATTGTCTTTGGGGTAAAAATAGAGGACAACTTTCTTGCCTCTGAAATCACTTAACTTAACAGGATTTCCGTTTTGGTCTTTGGATTCAAAATCCGGAGCTGCTTTTCCTACTTCTAATGACATCTTTTTATTGTTTAAGGTGGATCATTTATTTAAGAGTCGTGGAATATCGGGATTCATTCCCTGCCATATCACGTACTTTCAATAAAACTTCTCCCTTGAAAGGTTGTTTATCCAACTTCTCCGACCAGATCAAATTTTGTTTGTGTTCGTAACGCATCAGGACCCATTTGCCATCAACCCAGGCCTCAAAATCCTGTATTCCTGACTTATCATCCTTGATGACAAACCGGATTTCATCGGAATTGACCCTTGTGGGCTGAATACTGGGAGGTACCCTGTCTTCATCGAGTACAAAAGTACCAAAATTTCTGGTTTTGAAACGGATGTCCTCTGATTCCCAAGTGCCACCAACGAAAGTTTTGGGTCCATTAGCTGCCTGAAAATAGACATGAGTGTATTTTGGGTCACCGGAATAGTTGGGTTTTTTCCACACTACTTCCATATTGGACTGCAAATATTCTGAAGGGCTGTTAATAGTCAGTGCATAATCTTTTTTTTCAACCCGCAAAAAAAGATCGTCTAAAAGGGTGTTTTCCCAAAATTGGATATCCAGATCCTGATTCGTAAAAAATAACTCCTCCCGGAAGGGAATTTTTTTGCTGACTTTTGGATAGATCAATTCTGTGCATACATCCAAAGAATCAGGAATCCCATAATTCATGTCCCAGAGATAGGTTCTGATTCCATCGGCAGTGTAGGCAGGAGGTAAGTCCATTTCAAATCCATTCACAAAAACTTTTGCCACCGAACCAAAGTAAGAGGGACCTGCTTCTATGACCATAACTTCCCTTTCATACCTTAAACTTGCTAGTCGCTTGGAGCCTGTGGTTTGAGTTCCCAAAAACAAAGGGGCTTCTTCTCCTTCAACCTGGAATTCCAATGTTTTGGTATTTCCAAAATAATCCTTCATCAACACCCTCAATTGTTTTTTTTCTCCGGGAAGTGCCCCTATAGCTCCAGATTTCAAAGTATCAGGTTGGTAAATTTGCATGGGGTTATTGGGGTGAAGGTAGAGCCTGGTAAATCTGTTTTGGTAGGTATGGGTCAGGAAAAATCTTCCCTTTTCGAAATCGACATGATTGATGTCAATCCGGAAGGCGGGCTTTTGGTCTTCCAACAATTCATAGACCGGCACACCAAAGATATTGCTGACATCATCCATTCTATCAATCGCATACACTTCTAAGCCTACCTTACCGCTGATTTTGACAGGTGTTTTCAATACATAGCGGTTTCCTTCCAACACCGGAGTAAATTCCTGCCTTTGAAATTTGCCGTTGACCCTTGAATCTAAATTCAACGGCCTCAAAGCTACACGGAACAATACCGGTGCGGTGTTGTCAATTATTTCCCTAAACCGAAACTGAAATGGGTCTATGGCCCTGTCCAAGGAATCACGGATTTCAAAGTGCAAGTGGGGTCCTCCCGAACTCCCGGTATTTCCTCCATTGCCGATGATTTCTCCTCTTTTTACAGGGATTAAGCCTGCATCAGGAAACAATTCAATTTCATTTTTTTCAGCCTTGTAAATTTCCTGCTTGACGTATTGGTGGATTTTGGGTGAGAAATTGCGAAGATGGGCATATACAGAGGATTGACCATTGGGGTGTTTGATGTAGACTACATTGCCGTAACCATAAGTGGACAGCTTGACGCGGTACACATAGCCATCCGCAATCGATAAGATGGGTTCCCCATCTACACCTCCGATTTTAACATCTATTCCGGAATGGAAATGATTGGGTCTGATTTCTGAGAAATTACCGGCAAGCAAATTCCTCTGTCCCGGTTTTACCGGAAAGAGGTAATCCTGAGCTGCCAAAGAAAATGGAATAAGAAGAAATAGCAGAAATAGCTTATTTGACTTCAAAATCAAGCAGTTTTTTATCCCCAATAAAGCCTACCAAACGGTCCCCAATGTTGACTTTCCCTACACCAGCAGGTGTCCCTGTGAAAATCAGATCTCCTTTCTTTAAGGTAAAAAACTTGGACACATATTCAATGATGGTTCCGAAATCAAATAACATCATAGCAGTATTTCCCTTTTGTCTCAGTTCACCATTGATCAAGAGATGGAAATCAATGTCCTTAAGGTCTTTAAATTCAGCTACAGGCAGAAAATCCCCGACAGGAGCGGATCCATTAAATGCTTTGGCAATTTCCCAGGGCAAGCCTTTGGATTTGCACTTCTCCTGGAGGTCTCTTGCTGTAAAATCAATCCCTAAACCTATTTCGTCAAAATACCTTTGGGCAAACTGCTTTTGGATATATTTACCTTCCTTGCATACCTTGAGCACCAGTTCCACCTCATGGTGGATATTTTGAGAAAAATCCGGGTGATAAAAAGGAGCGCCGTTCTTCAATACTGCTGTATCTGGTTTTAAGAAAACCACAGGTTCACTGGGGCGTTCATTTTTCAGTTCTTCAATATGTTCGGCGTAGTTCCTACCTATGGCTATAATTTTCATAATTCCTGAGATCTATTTTTGGCACAAAGAAAATCAATTTTTATTGGTTTTCCTTCCAGACTTCTTTTTCATTATCCACCAATTCCTTGCCCCAAATCGGCAGTTCTTTTTTGATTCTTTCCACCAATTCTTCACAGCTGTCGATGGCCGCCTTACGGTGTTTGGAGGAGGTAAATACAAAGAGGCAGATTTCCCCCACTTTTACTTCTCCCAAACTGTGGTATATATGCATACAAGTGAGCGGATACTTTGCAAAAATGGATTCCCTGATTTCAAAGGCTTTTTCCAAAGCCATTTCTTCATAGGCAGTGTAATCAATGGCCCTTACTTTTCCACCTTCTTTTTCATCGGCCCTGACCTGACCCAGGAATATGCTATGGCCTCCAATGTCGGTTTTGCTGCTGTGGTTGGCGATGGATTGGGCTATTTTCTCAGGTGAGATAGGCCCTTCGACAAAGATGTTTTTTGGTTTACGTTGCTTTTCCATGGGATTTAATTGAGTGGTGATTCAGGAGATTCAATACCCCCAAGAATTGAATAAACGTTTTTTCCGGAAAGTTTCTTTTTCATTTCCCTTGCCATTCTAAGGCTCCGGATACCCGTTTGACAAAACAGAAAAATAGTTTCAGCTTTTTCAATTTCAGGAGAAATATCATAGGAATTAGAAAAGGGAAGATTCAAATATTTGTATCCCCTAAGTTGTGGGGTCTCATGAGGCTCCCTGACATCAATCAGGATGTTTTTAGGATTGATCTCCAGTCCCCGCAAGGCATCCCTCCACCTTACACCTTCTTCTGCATCACAAAAGAGCGCATAATCCCGCGAAGCAAGTTCGTCCAGGTTTTTGGGCAAAAAACTGGTTGATTTTTCAATTTTAGTCAATTCGACCTGATAAATCTGATGGTTCAAGAGATTATAATAGAGCATTTTATTGACAAGGGTATCCCCAAATCCTGTCAGAAATTTGATGGTCTCCGCAGCCTGTATGGTTCCGATGATACCCGGAAGAACGCCCAATACACCCGTCTCACTGCAATTGGGGATTTCGTTCTCTTTAGGAGGTTCGGGATAAAGGTCCCTGTAATTGACTGCTCCATCAAAAGCATTGAAAATAGCCACTTGTCCTTCGTTTTGGTAAATAGCTGCAAAAACCAAAGGTTTTCCCAATAAGACACAGGCGTCATTGACCAGGTACCTGGTGCTGAAATTATCAGAACCGTCCACAATGATATCGTATTGACTGATAAAAGTTGCGGCATTCGAAGGGCTTAGAAATTCAGGGATATATTGAATCTGAATATCGTTGTATTTGGATTTTAGGTAGTGGGAGGACGCTAGGGCTTTATTGATCCCGATTTCTGCTTCGCCATAAATCACTTGCCTGTTGAGATTGCTCTCAGCCACCGTATCCCCATCCATGATCCCAATACGTCCCAGTCCGGCAGCAGCCAGGTAGAGAATGGCAGGGCATCCCAATCCACCAGCCCCAATGACCAAAACGCTGGAATTTTGGAGTTTCTTTTGGGCTTCCTGTCCAAAGCCCGGTAAAATGGTCTGTCTGGAAAACCTGTTCATATCAACCTCCTGAAAATGGTGGCAATAAAGCTATCTCTGCTCCATTTGGGATGGGACTGTCACCCGATACTTGTTTTCTATTTACAGCAATGCCGAATTTGGTGTCTTTTAATGCGGGATATTGTTGAAATAAATAGCCTTTCAATACATCTGTACTTGGAATCCCCTCTAATTCTATTTCATTGCTTTGTATCTTTTCCGCTATCATTCCAAAAGCCAAAACCTTGAATTTATGTCGCTCTATACTCATAATCCATTTAATATTTAGGATTGCTCATCCTGTTTTGAACGGTATTCAATTTTATCAACCTCCGATTTTTATCATACTTCGGTTTACAATTTTTTCAGCCTCAGTTTTTTGGAATTCCGGTGTAAACTGGCCTCCCAGCATGGCATGTTTTCTCTGAACAGAAAGCTTGATCAGCGGCAAAATGTCTTTGCCCTGCCTCAATGTTCCCAATAGATCCATTTCTTCTTTACCAAACAGACAGTTTTTCATTTTTCCATCAGCCGTGATCCTCAGTCTGTTACAGTCCCCGCAAAAGTGTTCACTCATGGTAGTAATAAAAGCAAAGGTCCCCCTATGACCTGGGATATGGTATTTCTTGGCTGTGGCATGGGGTTCATCATGGAGCTTGGTCACTTCAAATTTTGTTTGCACCATTTCCAACATCTGCCTGGCTGTAATTACTTTATCTACTTTCCAGTGATTGCCGGAAAAGGGCATGAATTCAATAAAACGTACATGGAGAGGGTAGTCCTTTGTCAAAGCTACAAAATCAAGAATCTCGTTTTCTATGATGCCATTGAGTGCGACAGCATTGATTTTGATTCTAAACCCCTCCCTAAGCAGTAGCAGGATATTGTTCCAAACCTGTTCCAGTTGGTCTCTTTTGGTTAATTTGAAAAAAGTTTCTCTGTTCAGGGAGTCTAAACTGACATTGAGGGAGCGCATACCAGCCGCTTTCATGGCTTCGATATGCTTGTGCACCAGGATGCCATTGGTAGTCATGGTCAGTTCTACCGGGTATTTAGATAAGCTTTTCAGGATATCAGGAAACTCCTTTCTTACCAAAGGCTCACCACCGGTCAGCCTGATTTTCTTGATGCCCTGCTCAACAAAAATCCCGGCTATTTGATCAATCTCTGCTGTAGACATCAGGTGGGAGTGGGGGAGAACCTCGATTTCCTCATTGGGCATGCAGTAGGCACAACGGAAGTTACAACTGTCGGTAAGTGAGATTCTGAGGTAGTCGTGTATCCTATTGTGTTGGTCTTTCAGCATGCTTTTGATTCAATTTGTAATCCAAGTTCGCAAAAATCCGGCAAAATCAACAGGATTCCTGAACAGTGGCGGGAATTACAAATAAAAGGATTTTTTGACTTTTAAAGTTTCGATTTTCAAAGGGAATTTTTAAAAAAAGCCCTCTGTCTTTAATTTTTGAGCAGAGGGCTTTGATGTTGTTAGTTTTCACAAGTTATTACTTTGTTTGCGGCTTTTCCCGCTGTATTTCCAGCATATCCACAGGGGGAGGGGTGTTGTCACCCAAGAGGTGCTGCACAAAATAATCTCCCATTCTCCAGAAGAAGTATTCGGTCATATCCCCAAAACCATGTCTTTGGCTAGGCAGAATGATGAAGTCAAAGCGCTTGTTGGCTCTGATCAAGGCATTGGCCATCCGGATGGTATTGGCTGGATGTACATTGTTATCCACGTCCCCTGTTACCAAAAGTAACCTTCCTTTGAGATTTTTGGCTATATCTGGATTCTTTTCAATTTGGTAAATGAAGGTGGTATCTCCTTTAGGGGTGATGACTTCTTTTACACCATGGTGCTTCTCTGACCACCAGCGGTTGTAGATGTTGTTCTCATGATTGCCTGCCGAAGATACAGCCACCTTAAAGAAATCAGGGTAGACCAACATGGCAGCCGTAGACATAAATCCACCGCCGGAATGTCCATGGATTCCTACCCTGGATTTATCAATAAAGGAATGCCTATCGGCCAATTGCTCCACGGTGGCCTTTTTGTCTGCCAGACCGTAATCTCTTAAGTTGCCATAACCATAATTATGGTACCATTTTGAACGGGCAGGATGACCGCCTCTGTTGCCTATGGTCACGACCACGAAACCGAACTGTGCCAGGCGGTCAATCCTGTCCATGGCCCTGCCAAAGGATTTGTTCACGGCTTCGGTCTGGGGGCCGGGATAGACATACTGAATGATCGGATATTTCTTGGTGCTATCAAAATCAAAGGGCAAGTACATGACACCATAAAGATCAGTGATGCCATCATCTGCTTTGACTTTATAGGTTTGCGGGAACTTGTATCCGGCAGCAAAAAGGGAACTTAAATCTGCGGTTTCCAAGTCCATCACTTTCCTTCCCATATTGTCAAATAGAGCAGAGGCAGGAACGGTATTGACCCTGCTGAAATTATTTACAAAGAAGGTAGCTTTGTCGTTAAGGGAAACTTCATGGTTGTAGTCCCCTGGATTGAGCAATGTGATGGGGCCACCGTTCAAACTTACTTTATACAAATGGAGGTAATAAGGATCTTCTCCTTTTTCCTTTCCATTGGCCGTGAAATATAAGATCCTGGCCCTTTCATCAACCCTCTCTATACTTTCTGTGTGGAAAGGTCCAGAGGTTAACTGTCTTTTGAGTTGGCCATTGGTTCCGTACAGGTAGAAATGTCCCCAGCCATCTCTTTCTGACCAGTGAATCATTTCAGCACCATTATTGATGATTTCCGGTTTTTGGATGTCGATGTAAGTGTTGCTTCTTTCTTCTACGATTACCTCTTTCTTTCCTTCTTTGATATTCCAGCGACAGATATCTATACGCTTTAAATCCCTGGATGTGATGGAAAAGTAGAAGAAGTTATTATCCCCCAACCATTTTACCGGTTTGAAGTCATCATCTCTATTGGATGCAGGAATGCTTTCTGACCATAGGCCAATGGTCTGGTCTTTGAAAGTGGCCACATCCAATTTGGTTAGGTTTTTGGAATCAAAGGAATAGTGATAAAGCTCAGCAATGGGCTGCTCTTTTTCTCCAGGCATGGCATACTTATAGGTTTCCAAAGTTGGCCGGGGGTCTCTGGTATTATGGATCACCCAAAGGTCTTTTACCTTTCTGGAATCCGAGCGTGTAAGGACAAACTGTTTGGAATCTGAAGACCAAAGTATATTGGCCCTTTTCCTTTTGTCTTTGTTTTTTTCCTCTTCTTCATTGTCTTCCCCACGGCCCCCGCTTCCGTAGGAGTAGTCTTTTTCCCCATCTGTTGTCAACTGATATTCAACGATGGTGCTGTCCTTTTCATCCTTTACGGCTTTGAGGAAGTTAGCCTTATCCATCCAATAGAGGTTGTCATTTTTGGCAAATACCACCTTGGAAGAGTCGGGAGAGATATTGGCCCATGATAACCTTTTGGCTTCCTCCTCAGGATCCTTGATTTCTGTGAGTACCTGGGTGTTGATGTTGTAGCGAAATACAAAAGTTTTCTTTTCCAGGGAATCCTTGGCATTCCTGTTTTTGGCTTTTATTTCTTCCCAGTCTTTTTTGATGACATCTTGGGTACTTTTCACCTTAAACTCGATGGTGTTTTCATCTTCCAGAAATTTCAGGTTGGAAATATCCAGATGTTGTCCATCAAAAGGATCCCTTACCACTTTGGTGATTTCAGCAGCCAAGCGGTCATTGTCAAATAGCTTTGATTTGGTCTTGGTCGCAGGATTGACGATGTACCAGTTTTTACCTTCAGTGGTTTCGTATTCATACCAAAAACGGTCTGATTTTTTCAACCAATGGGCATCCACTGAGGTGCTGAAAATCATCTTTTTAAGTTTCTCGGGAGAAAAACGCGCAGCGAGTTCGTAATTTCCTTTGGTTGGGACTTCCTGGGCAACTAGACTTCCCAAGCTGAACCAGCAAATAAATAAGAGGTAAAGTTTCTTCATGTCTCATTATAATATTGGCCTCGAAACTATCATTTTGATCCTTTAAAGGGCAACCGTCTGTGGAAAATTGAGCGTTGAGGGCAATTTCCATTTACATGAAATAAAAAACCAAGAAACTAAATGACCACAAAAAAAATAAGGGTATTAGTGAAATTCGTGGTGCTCGTGGACCTTCTTATTCGGGTTCATCCTAATTCATTGGTGGTTTCATTAATTCAGGTTCCATCTTATCAATGATTCCGAGGTTTGCCCCATTTATCACGGACACTTATCCCTCTGTGTAAATTAGGGCAGCATCACTGCCAAATCTTGTATATTTAAATCGTTTAATGGACATATCACTATGAAAAAACACTTACTCACATTATGCTTTTTGGTTTTCAGCATCCTGATGGTTCAGGGGCAGGAAACAAGAGAAATCAAGGTTGAATCAGCCTCGGTTACCAACGGTTCGGTAACTATCAAAGGCAGCCGTGTTCCTTACAAAGCCACTGCAGGTACCATGCCTGTATGGAATGAGGACGGCAAAGCTGTCGCTACTTTGTTTTATACTTATTATGAAAGGACCGATGTGACAGATAAAAGCACCCGTCCGTTGGTATTTTCCTTTAACGGAGGTCCTGGTTCAGGCTCCCTTTGGATGCACCTTGCCTACACAGGCCCATATGTGCTTAACATCGATGACGAAGGCTATCCATTGCAGCCTTATGGTGTGAAGCAAAATCCGCACTCCATCTTGGATGTGGCCGATATCGTATACATTGATCCGGTGAACACGGGTTACTCCAGAATAGTGGATAAAGAAACCCCGAGATCTACCTTTTTTGGGATCAACTCTGATGTGAAATACCTGGCAGATTGGGTAAAAACTTTCGTGACCAGGCAAAACAGATGGCAATCACCTAAATATTTGATTGGAGAAAGTTATGGTACGACCAGGGTTTCCGGTTTGGCTTACGAACTCCAAAATTCCCATTGGATGTACCTGAATGGGGTAATATTGGTTTCTCCAACAGGTCTAGGACTCGACAGAAGCGGTCCAGTAGCCAAGGCCAATTACTTGCCTTATTATGCAGCTACTGCCTGGTACCACAAAGTCCTTCCTGCTGACCTACAGTCCAAAGATTTGGATGATATCTTGCCAGAGGTAGAAAAATATACCTTGGAGACAGTGTTGCCTGCCATTGCCAAAGGTGGTGCATTAGATCCTGCCGAAAGAAAGGCCATTGCTAAAAAGATGGCGTATTATTCTGGAATCAGCGAAGAGGTTTTTCTTCAGCATGCCCTGGCTGTTCCTACCAGTTTCTTTTGGAAAGAATTGATGCGTGACAAGGGATTGACAGTAGGACGTTTGGACAGCCGATACAGAGGTATTGACCAAACAGATGCCGGTGAAAGGTACGACTATGATCCTGCTTTGACAGCTTGGAACCATGCTTTCTCTCCTGCCATG
This Cecembia calidifontis DNA region includes the following protein-coding sequences:
- a CDS encoding MoaD/ThiS family protein is translated as MSIERHKFKVLAFGMIAEKIQSNEIELEGIPSTDVLKGYLFQQYPALKDTKFGIAVNRKQVSGDSPIPNGAEIALLPPFSGG
- a CDS encoding HesA/MoeB/ThiF family protein, coding for MNRFSRQTILPGFGQEAQKKLQNSSVLVIGAGGLGCPAILYLAAAGLGRIGIMDGDTVAESNLNRQVIYGEAEIGINKALASSHYLKSKYNDIQIQYIPEFLSPSNAATFISQYDIIVDGSDNFSTRYLVNDACVLLGKPLVFAAIYQNEGQVAIFNAFDGAVNYRDLYPEPPKENEIPNCSETGVLGVLPGIIGTIQAAETIKFLTGFGDTLVNKMLYYNLLNHQIYQVELTKIEKSTSFLPKNLDELASRDYALFCDAEEGVRWRDALRGLEINPKNILIDVREPHETPQLRGYKYLNLPFSNSYDISPEIEKAETIFLFCQTGIRSLRMAREMKKKLSGKNVYSILGGIESPESPLN
- a CDS encoding M23 family metallopeptidase; translated protein: MKSNKLFLLFLLIPFSLAAQDYLFPVKPGQRNLLAGNFSEIRPNHFHSGIDVKIGGVDGEPILSIADGYVYRVKLSTYGYGNVVYIKHPNGQSSVYAHLRNFSPKIHQYVKQEIYKAEKNEIELFPDAGLIPVKRGEIIGNGGNTGSSGGPHLHFEIRDSLDRAIDPFQFRFREIIDNTAPVLFRVALRPLNLDSRVNGKFQRQEFTPVLEGNRYVLKTPVKISGKVGLEVYAIDRMDDVSNIFGVPVYELLEDQKPAFRIDINHVDFEKGRFFLTHTYQNRFTRLYLHPNNPMQIYQPDTLKSGAIGALPGEKKQLRVLMKDYFGNTKTLEFQVEGEEAPLFLGTQTTGSKRLASLRYEREVMVIEAGPSYFGSVAKVFVNGFEMDLPPAYTADGIRTYLWDMNYGIPDSLDVCTELIYPKVSKKIPFREELFFTNQDLDIQFWENTLLDDLFLRVEKKDYALTINSPSEYLQSNMEVVWKKPNYSGDPKYTHVYFQAANGPKTFVGGTWESEDIRFKTRNFGTFVLDEDRVPPSIQPTRVNSDEIRFVIKDDKSGIQDFEAWVDGKWVLMRYEHKQNLIWSEKLDKQPFKGEVLLKVRDMAGNESRYSTTLK
- the bcp gene encoding thioredoxin-dependent thiol peroxidase produces the protein MSLEVGKAAPDFESKDQNGNPVKLSDFRGKKVVLYFYPKDNTPGCTAQACNLRDNYEALQKAGYVVLGVSSDSQKSHQKFIEKQNLPFSLIADEDLTVHKAYGTWVEKSMYGRKHMGTARTTFIIDEKGILEEIIEKVDTKAHTNQILK
- a CDS encoding transketolase family protein, yielding MEKTLDLKFTYTEKKDTRSGFGDGLLEAGRRNPNVVGLCADLIGSLKMGAFQKEFPERFFQVGIAEANMIGLAAGMTIGGKIPFTGTFANFSTGRVYDQIRQSVAYSDKNVKICASHAGLTLGEDGATHQILEDVGMMKMLPHMTVIVPCDYNQTKAATLALVEHVGPAYLRFGRPSWPVFTPADQKFEIGKAVKMIEGKDVSIFATGHLVWEAIVAEAMLREEGISAEVINIHTIKPLDEEAILNSVQKTGCAVSAEEHQINGGLGDSIAQVLARNYPAPLEYIGVNDSFGESGTPAQLLEKYGLNAENIVKAAKKAIGRK
- the moaA gene encoding GTP 3',8-cyclase MoaA produces the protein MLKDQHNRIHDYLRISLTDSCNFRCAYCMPNEEIEVLPHSHLMSTAEIDQIAGIFVEQGIKKIRLTGGEPLVRKEFPDILKSLSKYPVELTMTTNGILVHKHIEAMKAAGMRSLNVSLDSLNRETFFKLTKRDQLEQVWNNILLLLREGFRIKINAVALNGIIENEILDFVALTKDYPLHVRFIEFMPFSGNHWKVDKVITARQMLEMVQTKFEVTKLHDEPHATAKKYHIPGHRGTFAFITTMSEHFCGDCNRLRITADGKMKNCLFGKEEMDLLGTLRQGKDILPLIKLSVQRKHAMLGGQFTPEFQKTEAEKIVNRSMIKIGG
- a CDS encoding molybdenum cofactor biosynthesis protein MoaE, which translates into the protein MEKQRKPKNIFVEGPISPEKIAQSIANHSSKTDIGGHSIFLGQVRADEKEGGKVRAIDYTAYEEMALEKAFEIRESIFAKYPLTCMHIYHSLGEVKVGEICLFVFTSSKHRKAAIDSCEELVERIKKELPIWGKELVDNEKEVWKENQ
- a CDS encoding fumarylacetoacetate hydrolase family protein; this translates as MKIIAIGRNYAEHIEELKNERPSEPVVFLKPDTAVLKNGAPFYHPDFSQNIHHEVELVLKVCKEGKYIQKQFAQRYFDEIGLGIDFTARDLQEKCKSKGLPWEIAKAFNGSAPVGDFLPVAEFKDLKDIDFHLLINGELRQKGNTAMMLFDFGTIIEYVSKFFTLKKGDLIFTGTPAGVGKVNIGDRLVGFIGDKKLLDFEVK
- a CDS encoding transketolase, which produces MEKQSIDQLKKICSQVRRDCLRMVHAVQSGHPGAALGLTEYFVALFFKEMEHNNHFNMDGKGEDLFFLSNGHVSALWYSVLARTGYFSTDELGTFRKINSRLQGHPATHEGLPGIRIASGSLGQGLSVAIGAAQVKKLNNDDKLVYVMMGDGEQQEGQIWEAAMYAAHYKVDNLIAAVDYNGQQIDGPTEKVMDLKNLRAKYEAFGWEVIEIQKGNDMEAVLEGLEKAKKLTGKGKPVLILLYTEMGFGVDFMVGTHKWHGVAPNDEQLANALGQLEETLGDY